The genomic window TTGCCATGGATACGAATTTCTTTACGGAGCTCGGCTGGTACACATTCGAGTCCCGTGCCGAGATGCTCGCCGAGCTGGGTTATGACGGCATGACCTTTACCATTTTTGAAACCGGTTACAAACCCCTCTGGCGTCAACAAGCCTTTGACGACATCGAGAAGATAGCTGCGATCCAGAAGAAAACCGGGATCGGAGTGGACTCGATCTATATGAATCTCGACTTGTCCAAAAGCCCTGCTGAGGGGGACAATGCCGATATTCCCCGGATACTCTCCCAAATGACCTCAGAGACTTGCGCGAATTTGGAGTTAAGCGTTTGTTTTACGGATAATTCCGTCGCCAAATCCGATGCCTCCGCCGACGGCAAATTGCTGCAATGGCTCGAACCAATCATTCCTGTCTTAGAAAAAAACAATTTGCACCTGCATCTCTACCCTCATTCCGGGTTCTGGATCGAGCGAGTGGAAGACTCCGTCCGCCTGAAAAAGAAAATCAATCACCCCCGGATCCATGCTGTATTCTGCGGGCTCCACTGGTTTTGTGTGGATGGTCAGGATATCGAGGGCAAATTGCGCGAAGCGGCCCCTCACTTGGGTTCGGCTAATATCTCCGGCATGCGGGTCACGGGTGAACACAAACAAATTGTTCCCTTGGACGATGGGCAACTGGATAATTCCCTCATCATCGGCCTGCTCGACCAATACGGCTACAAAGGCAAAATCGCCTTACAAGGTTTCGGTTGTGCCGGGGATGTCTATACTCATCTCAAAAAGTCGATCAACACCTTCCGCGACATCGACACCCGAGTCCGAAACCACCCGTCCTGGAGCCAGCGTTTCCCGGCTTAGATAAATTTTCCCTATTCATCATCCTCGATGAATGGTGGATTTTTTGTTTTAGTCTGCAAGCCGGGGAGAACCCATCCTTATTGTCCAACCTGATAATGCCTTCTAGCCCAAGCATAATACTGCATGTCACGCCAGACCCGGGATTCATATTTTCCCTCGATTTTCTGCAGGAGTTGTTTAGCCATTTTATCATCCTCTGCGATACAGGCCAAATAGGCGTAATCATTAATAATTAGATTTGAATTTGGATAGTCCGCCACAGACCCATCAAAAGAGTCCTTAACAATCTTCCATTTAAAGTCCGTTTCTTTAAAAAAATCACTGCCATAATAACTAATAATATAAGAACAGATTTTACTATAGATTAGCTTGCCTTCTGGGTGGGTTTTATAAAGTTCCAAAGCGAATCCCTCCATCTCCCCCCTTTCTCCATACCAACGTGGCATGAGATAATAGGCCTTATAGGTATATAAGGGAATATAGCCCGGCCATAGTTTTATCCCTTCCTGGTAAAAATTTTCAAAACCCTCACGCTCTACCCCCTGCCCCATGGCGATCACCATCATAATGCGGTAATACTCAGGATTTGAATCCGGCAGGGTAGAGGCTTCAAGCATGACTTTTTGGGCATTATCCAAGAATTGATGGAAGTATTTCCATCCGTCTTCACTCACTGAATGAGCATACCCCGATCCACGTGCTTCCCAAGCCATATCCACCCATATATCAGCCTCGACGAGTCTTGCTGTCATGGAGTTTGGATACTGTTCTTTCCATCGGTTGATCATCTCCAGCTTCTGCTGGTAGTGGGGAATGCCACTATTTGAATAATTACCTATGGAAATAAAATAATTAGTTAACTTCCATGACCCTGTTGTTGTTCTTGCTTGGGAATCTTTGAGATCTTTGGCGATTTGCTCAAGTTCATCAAATTTTTCAGCAGCTAAAAGAGCTCGAATGTAGGCTTCGGCTTGTTCCATTAGCAAGGTTTCCTGACTTAATCCTGCCTTCATTTTGACTTCCGGGACTACAAACTCTTTTGGTTTTGCTTCGGGAGGGGCTGCATTTTGAGCTACGGCAGCCGGAGCCGCAGGGAGGGGAGTGGGTGTGGGTACGGGTTTCGGCGGTGGCTCTTGGTCATTCTGGGCAACGAGATCCACCTCGATAACCTTTCCTTTTTCGATGGTTACATCCCCCCCTTTATAGGAGAGCACTTTCTTTTCCCCCTCTTCAATAATTCCCACTGGTTTGCCCAGCTCTTGAACGACTTTGTCTTCAGTGTCATCTATATATATCCATGCGTGAAGGGGAGAAAAGAGTGACACGAATAAAAGCAAAAAACTGGTAATGGGGAGAAGTCTCATAGTGGCTGGATGAATTTAATAAACAGTGTGACGCCAAGTAAAGGCCAATATTCCATCTTCAATAGATTGCCTGCCCGGTATTCGCCGGAACTCAAGTTTTCAAGACTCTCGACATACATATACCCTATATTACTTTCCGGGCGGGCGGGGGCACCGACATTGGACAACCACACTTGGGCATTTTTTTGATTGGTCACATTTGCAATCAACCCTGTGATCTGGACAATGTCCCCTTTGATCAAGGATTTCATTTTCTTTTGATCTCGGGATTAGCGGGAATGAATGGGAGGTCAATGGTGGAAGGAAATATTTGCGAAGTAGGAATCGACGGTGGGTCAGGATAAAGGATACTCATGTCCCTACTGCCTTTATTGATAATGAAATCTCACAAGCAAATGATTGATTTGGGTAAGGAATACTGTTAGTTGATACGTTATGGGGTCTGACAATTTTCGTACAAGAGGAAATCAACTGCGTATTTTTCTGTTAATCCTGTTATTTATCCCCCTGATTGTCCGGTCACAGGAAAATAATTACGATTCGGAATACCAAAAAGCTAAGGCACTCACTGAAACGGGGGCTTACTCACAAGCCATTGAAACTTTCAAAAAACTTGCCGAGGCCGGATTTGCCCCGGCACAAACCTCCCTTGCCATGTTTTATTTACAGGGGAATGGAGTCGATAAAAACCCTTCGCTTGCCTTTGAAAATTTCCAGAAGGCAGCCAACCAAGGTGATATCCAAGCTCAGGTTTATCTTGCAGGATGTTACGCAAATGCCATCGGGACCCCTAAAAACGTCGAGGAATCAGCTGTGTGGTTCAAGAAAGCAGCCGATCAGGGGAATGCTAAAGCCCAACACTATTTGGGCACCTATTACATGACAGGGACCGGTGTGAAACCGGACATTAACGATGCAATCAAACTTTTTAAATTTGCGGCGAATCAGGGATACCAACAATCCCAATTCCAACTTGCCCAAATCTATCAAAATGGACAAGGCACAGATAAAGACATCAAGGAATCCGTCAAATGGTATAAAAAATCCGCCGAGGCCGGGCACGCGGAATCACAATTCAAATTATCCCTCTATTATGCCAATGGCCAAGGAGTACCAAAAGATGAAATTGAATCCTTGGCCTGGATGAATATTGCTGCCAGTAGCGGTAATGAAACGGCCGCCCGTACCCGCACCGCGATGGAGGTAAATCTCGGCAAAGAAATCACGCTTTATGCCCAGCAACGCAGCAAGGAAATCCTCGACGATATCAAAATGTCAAAAAAATCCCATGACGAGTATAACTCCATGTCAAAGGCCAAGGAATTTAGCGGCAATGTCAGGGGATTTGGTACAGGGAGCTTTATTTCAAAAGACGGACTGCTCCTCACCGCAGCACATGTCATCGAAGACAGTAAAAGGATCGAGGTCATGACGAGTACCGGAAAAGTAAAAGCAAAAGTAATCCAGGTCGATTCATCAAATGATGTTGCGCTCTTGGAATGCTCCGGCACTTACGAAGCCCTCCCGGTGGTCACGTCAAAACTCGTCAAACTCGGACAAGGGGTTTTTACTATCGGGTTCCCAAATGTGGACATTCAAGGCTTTAGTCCAAAGCTTACAAAAGGCGAAATCAGTAGTATGTCCGGATTCAAAGATGATCCCCGTTCCTGGCAAGTAAGTGTCCCCGTCCAGCCCGGAAACTCTGGAGGCCCCTTATTAGATATGAATGGAAACCTAGTCGGCATCATTGTTTCCAAGCTAAGTGCCACCCAAATGGCGGCATCACGCGGGGATATCCCCCAAAATGTGAATTACGCGATCAAATCGAGTTATATCCAGCCCATCCTCGATAAATATACCAGCCGATTACAGTCCTTTGATACACTTACCCCAAATACATCTTTTGAGAAAATCGTCCAAAAAACCCAGAACTCCGTTGTATTGATCGTCACCTACGATTAAGGAAAATTATTTCCATCATCTGGATCGGTATTTTGCTTGATCGTGTTTTGGATTAATTTCTAAGCTCTCGACGTAAACGACTTCACAAGCTCCGCCATCCGCAGAGACTCTGATATGTTTCATGATCAATAATCCCCGAATATTTGGTTTGAGTATTTAAGTAATCCCCCCCACTCCAGCGG from Verrucomicrobiota bacterium includes these protein-coding regions:
- a CDS encoding TIM barrel protein; this translates as MKRPFIAMDTNFFTELGWYTFESRAEMLAELGYDGMTFTIFETGYKPLWRQQAFDDIEKIAAIQKKTGIGVDSIYMNLDLSKSPAEGDNADIPRILSQMTSETCANLELSVCFTDNSVAKSDASADGKLLQWLEPIIPVLEKNNLHLHLYPHSGFWIERVEDSVRLKKKINHPRIHAVFCGLHWFCVDGQDIEGKLREAAPHLGSANISGMRVTGEHKQIVPLDDGQLDNSLIIGLLDQYGYKGKIALQGFGCAGDVYTHLKKSINTFRDIDTRVRNHPSWSQRFPA
- a CDS encoding DUF4034 domain-containing protein; this translates as MRLLPITSFLLLFVSLFSPLHAWIYIDDTEDKVVQELGKPVGIIEEGEKKVLSYKGGDVTIEKGKVIEVDLVAQNDQEPPPKPVPTPTPLPAAPAAVAQNAAPPEAKPKEFVVPEVKMKAGLSQETLLMEQAEAYIRALLAAEKFDELEQIAKDLKDSQARTTTGSWKLTNYFISIGNYSNSGIPHYQQKLEMINRWKEQYPNSMTARLVEADIWVDMAWEARGSGYAHSVSEDGWKYFHQFLDNAQKVMLEASTLPDSNPEYYRIMMVIAMGQGVEREGFENFYQEGIKLWPGYIPLYTYKAYYLMPRWYGERGEMEGFALELYKTHPEGKLIYSKICSYIISYYGSDFFKETDFKWKIVKDSFDGSVADYPNSNLIINDYAYLACIAEDDKMAKQLLQKIEGKYESRVWRDMQYYAWARRHYQVGQ
- a CDS encoding tetratricopeptide repeat-containing serine protease family protein — protein: MGSDNFRTRGNQLRIFLLILLFIPLIVRSQENNYDSEYQKAKALTETGAYSQAIETFKKLAEAGFAPAQTSLAMFYLQGNGVDKNPSLAFENFQKAANQGDIQAQVYLAGCYANAIGTPKNVEESAVWFKKAADQGNAKAQHYLGTYYMTGTGVKPDINDAIKLFKFAANQGYQQSQFQLAQIYQNGQGTDKDIKESVKWYKKSAEAGHAESQFKLSLYYANGQGVPKDEIESLAWMNIAASSGNETAARTRTAMEVNLGKEITLYAQQRSKEILDDIKMSKKSHDEYNSMSKAKEFSGNVRGFGTGSFISKDGLLLTAAHVIEDSKRIEVMTSTGKVKAKVIQVDSSNDVALLECSGTYEALPVVTSKLVKLGQGVFTIGFPNVDIQGFSPKLTKGEISSMSGFKDDPRSWQVSVPVQPGNSGGPLLDMNGNLVGIIVSKLSATQMAASRGDIPQNVNYAIKSSYIQPILDKYTSRLQSFDTLTPNTSFEKIVQKTQNSVVLIVTYD